The following are encoded in a window of Gemmatimonadaceae bacterium genomic DNA:
- a CDS encoding methylated-DNA--[protein]-cysteine S-methyltransferase: protein MTEPVYYTTMPSPVGTLTLAAREAGLVGVYFELRRHGPPTQEALAWRPDDGTAEPASRVLKTARHQLEAYFAGTLRAFDVPLAARGTAFQRAVWAELRKIPYGGRSSYGEMARRLGNSGASRAVGAANGRNPISIVVPCHRVVGADGSLTGFGGGIERKRWLLNHETRQVG, encoded by the coding sequence ATGACCGAACCCGTGTATTACACCACAATGCCGAGCCCGGTCGGCACGCTGACGCTGGCGGCTCGCGAAGCCGGCCTGGTGGGCGTCTATTTCGAGCTTCGACGTCACGGACCGCCGACGCAGGAAGCACTCGCCTGGCGCCCCGACGACGGCACGGCGGAACCGGCGTCGAGAGTCCTCAAGACGGCGCGCCACCAGCTCGAGGCGTATTTCGCCGGTACCTTGCGTGCGTTCGACGTGCCCCTCGCGGCCCGCGGGACGGCCTTCCAGCGGGCCGTGTGGGCCGAGCTCCGGAAGATTCCCTATGGCGGGCGTTCGTCCTACGGAGAGATGGCCCGCCGCTTGGGCAATTCTGGCGCGTCGCGCGCCGTGGGCGCCGCGAACGGACGGAATCCGATCTCTATCGTGGTGCCATGCCATCGGGTCGTGGGGGCCGATGGCTCGCTCACGGGGTTTGGCGGCGGGATCGAGCGCAAGCGGTGGCTCTTGAACCATGAGACACGCCAGGTCGGATGA
- the ftsA gene encoding cell division protein FtsA, whose translation MNAERLVAGLDIGSAKTTAIIAEVVGDLPRHPSIKVLGVGQARTTGMRRGVVSDIEETTRSIRKALQDAERMAGAQVQELYAGIAGEHVQAMTSKGIVAVSGDEITKADVERANEVARAQAIPQERELLHAIPQEYTVDKNTGIRDPIGMSGMRLEVEMYLVTIGSSPAINLRKSVERAGYKVRDLVLEPLASALAVLTEDEKELGVALVEMGAGTTDIAVFHEGKIRHLGTIPFGGNNVTSDIVHGLGVTQSDAERLKERYGCAYEPLVDPQDTIQLPSTVAQGERQIPRELLAHIIHQRMDEIFNLVQNDIGEAGFANRLSAGIVLTGGAAAMQGAGELAAEVFGAGVRVGSPAENIGGLTDSVEAPRFATVVGLAQFGATRMALGATTSAKRLSVSGAGMEKWVAKLKFWLQDFF comes from the coding sequence ATGAACGCAGAACGCCTCGTTGCCGGTCTCGACATCGGCTCCGCCAAGACCACCGCCATCATCGCCGAAGTCGTCGGCGACCTGCCGCGGCATCCCTCGATCAAGGTGCTGGGGGTGGGGCAAGCCCGCACCACGGGCATGCGGCGGGGCGTGGTGTCCGACATCGAAGAGACCACCCGCTCCATCCGCAAAGCGCTCCAGGACGCCGAGCGCATGGCCGGTGCCCAGGTGCAGGAACTGTACGCGGGCATCGCCGGCGAACACGTCCAGGCGATGACGAGTAAGGGCATCGTGGCCGTGTCGGGAGACGAAATCACCAAGGCCGACGTGGAACGCGCCAACGAGGTGGCCCGGGCGCAGGCCATTCCGCAGGAGCGGGAACTGCTGCATGCCATCCCGCAGGAATACACGGTCGACAAGAACACGGGGATCCGCGACCCCATCGGCATGAGCGGCATGCGGCTCGAGGTGGAGATGTACCTCGTGACCATCGGCAGCTCGCCGGCGATCAACCTGCGCAAGAGTGTGGAGCGGGCGGGCTACAAGGTGCGCGACCTCGTCCTCGAGCCGCTGGCCAGCGCACTTGCCGTGCTCACCGAGGATGAGAAGGAGCTGGGGGTGGCGCTGGTCGAGATGGGCGCCGGCACGACCGACATCGCGGTGTTCCACGAGGGGAAGATCCGCCATCTCGGGACGATTCCCTTCGGCGGCAACAATGTAACGAGCGACATCGTGCATGGGCTCGGCGTCACGCAGTCGGACGCCGAACGGCTCAAGGAGCGCTACGGCTGTGCTTACGAACCCCTGGTTGATCCCCAGGACACGATCCAGCTGCCGAGTACGGTGGCCCAGGGCGAGCGGCAGATTCCGCGCGAGCTGCTGGCGCACATCATCCACCAGCGGATGGACGAGATCTTCAACCTCGTGCAGAACGACATTGGCGAGGCGGGATTCGCCAACCGGTTGAGTGCGGGCATCGTGCTCACCGGCGGTGCTGCGGCCATGCAGGGCGCGGGCGAGCTGGCCGCCGAGGTGTTCGGCGCCGGCGTGCGCGTGGGGTCGCCAGCCGAGAACATAGGCGGACTCACGGACTCGGTCGAAGCGCCGCGGTTCGCCACAGTGGTCGGCCTCGCTCAGTTCGGCGCTACGCGCATGGCACTTGGCGCGACTACCAGCGCCAAACGGCTCTCCGTGAGCGGGGCCGGGATGGAGAAGTGGGTGGCCAAGCTCAAGTTCTGGTTGCAGGACTTCTTCTAG
- a CDS encoding FtsQ-type POTRA domain-containing protein produces the protein MEPDDQTPDREHEADPARRRRWKRIGAGLLVVAAAGSPYWGRPLLARMAFFRVRRVQIDGARYTSARDILRQLHVDTTVSVWTKLGPLERRVAQLPEVRAAAIRRKLPGTLVVTVTERVPVALVPTPHGLRPYDEHGLALPIDPSQTAVDVPILAHRDTAALRLLGELRQRAPELYQSVSDVRRVGGELDLSLTTFLVRAMADVTVRRLEDLEPVERDLAVRRLPVAELDLRFRDQVIARLK, from the coding sequence ATGGAACCGGACGACCAGACGCCCGACCGGGAGCATGAGGCGGATCCGGCCCGCCGGCGGCGGTGGAAGCGAATCGGCGCCGGGCTGCTCGTGGTCGCGGCCGCGGGGTCGCCGTACTGGGGGCGCCCGCTGCTCGCCCGGATGGCGTTCTTTCGCGTGCGCCGCGTGCAGATCGACGGCGCGCGGTACACGTCGGCGCGTGACATTCTGCGCCAGTTGCACGTCGATACCACGGTGTCGGTATGGACGAAGCTCGGGCCCCTCGAACGCCGGGTGGCCCAGCTGCCGGAGGTGCGCGCGGCGGCGATTCGGCGTAAGCTTCCGGGAACGCTGGTCGTCACGGTCACCGAGCGGGTGCCGGTGGCGTTGGTGCCGACCCCGCATGGGCTTCGGCCGTACGACGAGCACGGACTGGCGCTGCCAATCGATCCGTCCCAAACCGCGGTTGACGTGCCGATCCTGGCGCATCGTGATACCGCGGCCCTGCGTTTGTTGGGGGAGCTCCGGCAACGGGCGCCCGAGTTGTACCAGAGCGTGAGCGACGTACGGCGAGTGGGAGGGGAGTTGGACCTCTCACTGACGACGTTCCTCGTTCGCGCGATGGCCGATGTAACCGTTCGCCGGTTAGAGGACCTGGAACCCGTGGAGCGCGATCTTGCGGTCCGCCGGCTCCCGGTCGCCGAGCTGGATCTCCGATTCCGTGACCAAGTGATCGCCCGACTCAAATGA
- the murC gene encoding UDP-N-acetylmuramate--L-alanine ligase yields MPLIDPTDPRPVHFVGIAGAGMRALAELLARRGAAITGCDAAPGDVDDLRRLGIHVTAGHDPGHVEGARALVVTSAMSRTHPEIERAHALGLPVIRRAEALGEATAGGELVAVAGTHGKSTTTVMAADALAAAGRNPTALVGARVHEWSGNLRVGSPTLYVVEADEYDRSFLALSPTVAVITNIEADHLDIYRDLADIRGAFTQFARGARAIVLSADDEQARTLPTPDSAEVVRFGVRASDARLSATDLRFAAGGSRFDVRFDGARIGGVRLRVPGVHNVQNALAALGAGLAEGRTVEEMAPGLEAFGGVERRFQRVGDAAGVTVVDDYAHHPTEIAATLAAARQAFPGRRLVVAFQPHLYSRTRDFAPAFAAALGGADAIFLADLYPAREQPIPGVTSGLIADALGEAAGRLRWRGDRAALAAALADFARDGDVVVTMGAGDVTKAAGELMKRLEAR; encoded by the coding sequence ATGCCCCTCATCGATCCCACCGACCCGCGCCCCGTCCACTTCGTGGGCATCGCCGGCGCGGGCATGCGCGCGCTGGCCGAACTGCTGGCGCGCCGGGGAGCGGCAATTACCGGATGCGACGCGGCCCCGGGGGACGTCGACGATCTCCGCCGCCTCGGGATCCACGTGACAGCAGGCCACGATCCCGGCCACGTCGAGGGAGCGCGCGCGCTCGTCGTCACATCGGCTATGTCGCGCACGCATCCTGAGATCGAGCGCGCGCACGCCCTCGGCCTGCCGGTCATCCGGCGCGCCGAAGCGCTGGGCGAAGCCACCGCGGGCGGCGAATTGGTGGCCGTCGCCGGAACGCACGGCAAGTCGACCACCACGGTCATGGCCGCAGACGCGCTTGCGGCCGCCGGGCGCAACCCCACGGCGCTCGTCGGCGCGCGGGTGCACGAGTGGAGCGGCAACCTCCGCGTGGGGAGCCCCACGCTGTACGTCGTGGAGGCGGACGAGTACGATCGGTCGTTTCTCGCGCTCTCGCCCACCGTGGCCGTGATCACCAACATCGAAGCCGATCACCTCGACATCTACCGCGACCTCGCCGACATCCGCGGGGCGTTCACCCAATTTGCCCGCGGTGCGCGCGCGATCGTGCTATCGGCCGACGATGAGCAGGCCCGCACCCTGCCGACCCCGGACTCGGCCGAGGTCGTGCGGTTCGGCGTGCGGGCGTCCGACGCCCGGCTCTCCGCCACCGACCTTCGATTCGCGGCAGGCGGATCGCGCTTCGACGTGCGGTTCGACGGCGCGCGCATCGGCGGCGTGCGGCTGCGCGTGCCCGGTGTCCACAACGTGCAGAACGCGCTCGCCGCGCTCGGCGCAGGGCTGGCCGAAGGACGCACCGTGGAGGAGATGGCCCCAGGCCTCGAAGCGTTCGGCGGCGTGGAGCGCCGCTTCCAGCGCGTGGGCGATGCCGCTGGGGTGACCGTGGTGGACGACTACGCGCACCACCCCACCGAGATCGCGGCCACGCTCGCCGCAGCGCGCCAGGCCTTTCCGGGGCGGCGCCTGGTCGTCGCGTTCCAGCCCCACCTGTACTCGCGCACGCGGGATTTCGCGCCTGCCTTCGCGGCGGCGCTTGGCGGCGCCGACGCGATCTTCCTGGCCGACCTCTACCCGGCCCGCGAGCAGCCGATTCCTGGCGTCACATCCGGCCTCATCGCCGACGCCCTCGGGGAGGCCGCCGGCCGGCTGCGCTGGCGCGGCGACCGCGCCGCGCTGGCCGCCGCGCTGGCTGACTTCGCCCGCGACGGCGACGTGGTGGTCACCATGGGCGCCGGCGACGTCACGAAGGCCGCCGGCGAACTCATGAAGCGGCTGGAGGCGCGTTGA
- a CDS encoding UDP-N-acetylglucosamine--N-acetylmuramyl-(pentapeptide) pyrophosphoryl-undecaprenol N-acetylglucosamine transferase, whose amino-acid sequence MRVIFAGGGTGGHLYPGLAIARALVRARPDVEPFFVGAQRGIEKHVLPQSEFPYVLLDLHPLHRRAAWKNWRTLVSAVMEWRKIGQLVREHRPALVVGTGGYASGLMLEYARRKHIPIVQQVGDSYPGLTARRYARDCAEIYLTFPEAARLLRVSDRSKLVDTGAPIDPPTSMSLSRATARAKWGFPRAGGHVLLVYGGSQGSEAINRAVAGWINLGLPDDLYVIWGTGRSTFAEFASYESARVRVRDYLAPISDAYAASDLAVARAGSMTTSELFAWKIPAILVPLPTAAAQHQTTNAATLEHAGAAIHLPQTQLTGPRLHELIGSLLDDPPRLQALAEGAARRARPRAAETIAEHILAIIDRSARQT is encoded by the coding sequence GTGCGCGTCATCTTCGCCGGCGGCGGCACGGGGGGCCATCTCTATCCGGGGCTCGCCATCGCGCGGGCGCTGGTGCGGGCCCGCCCCGATGTGGAGCCGTTCTTCGTGGGCGCGCAGCGCGGCATCGAGAAGCACGTGCTGCCGCAATCTGAATTCCCATATGTGTTGCTCGATCTCCATCCGCTCCACCGGCGCGCAGCCTGGAAGAACTGGCGCACGCTGGTGAGCGCGGTGATGGAGTGGCGCAAGATCGGCCAGTTGGTGCGGGAGCACCGGCCCGCGCTCGTCGTGGGCACGGGCGGATACGCCTCGGGGTTGATGCTGGAATACGCGCGGCGCAAGCACATTCCCATCGTGCAGCAGGTGGGGGACAGCTACCCGGGCCTCACGGCGCGCCGCTACGCGCGCGACTGCGCCGAGATCTACCTCACTTTTCCCGAGGCGGCGCGGCTCCTGCGCGTGTCCGACCGCTCCAAGCTCGTCGACACCGGCGCGCCGATCGATCCGCCCACGTCGATGAGCCTGTCGCGCGCCACGGCGCGCGCCAAATGGGGTTTCCCCCGCGCCGGCGGACACGTGCTCCTCGTCTACGGCGGGAGCCAGGGATCGGAGGCCATCAACCGCGCCGTGGCGGGATGGATCAATCTGGGGCTGCCCGACGATCTGTACGTGATCTGGGGAACCGGCAGGAGCACCTTCGCCGAATTCGCCTCGTATGAGAGCGCCCGCGTTCGCGTGCGCGACTACCTCGCGCCGATCTCCGATGCCTACGCCGCCTCGGACCTGGCCGTGGCCCGCGCCGGATCCATGACGACGAGCGAACTGTTCGCCTGGAAGATTCCCGCGATCCTCGTCCCGCTGCCCACTGCCGCTGCCCAGCACCAGACCACCAACGCCGCCACGCTCGAACACGCGGGCGCCGCCATCCACCTGCCGCAGACGCAACTCACGGGTCCCAGGCTGCACGAATTGATTGGCAGTCTCCTCGACGATCCGCCGCGGCTCCAGGCGCTCGCCGAAGGCGCGGCCCGGCGGGCGCGGCCCCGCGCTGCCGAGACGATCGCCGAGCACATCCTCGCGATTATCGATCGGTCGGCTCGGCAGACTTGA
- a CDS encoding putative peptidoglycan glycosyltransferase FtsW, translated as MAHADVRERWRMGSEAKALTLITAAVLAFGLAVLYSASAIVAMNEGHSSAYYLVRQLEGAVVGVVAFAVAAKMDAQKWERWAWPLMWLTIAMMMACLVLPASIAPRIHGSKRFLFGTSLQPSELAKFAVIVWVAMLTVKKGDQLRHLTKGLVPFLLVIGFLDLLSFLEPDLSVAMVYTLLMAVILYAGGARIGHFVVLGAIAMPLVWAKAEKFQYAMLRLTSFFDPGSAPATVSYQLQQSLVAVGSGRLFGVGFGEGRQQYGFLPFPYSDFIASNIGEEWGFVGLAAITLAFAAFGLFGFRIARQARSPFLQLVAVGLTFVTVLTALLHVGVVVGLLPTTGLTLPFVSFGRSNLVLTLFTTGVLVNIGSTKERVYGSSATDPLRS; from the coding sequence GTGGCGCACGCTGACGTGCGGGAACGATGGCGCATGGGCTCGGAGGCCAAGGCGCTGACGCTGATCACGGCGGCCGTGCTGGCGTTCGGGCTCGCCGTGCTGTACAGCGCGAGCGCGATCGTGGCCATGAACGAGGGACACTCCAGCGCTTACTATCTGGTGCGGCAGCTCGAGGGCGCGGTGGTGGGGGTGGTGGCATTCGCCGTCGCTGCCAAGATGGACGCGCAGAAATGGGAGCGGTGGGCATGGCCGCTCATGTGGCTGACGATTGCGATGATGATGGCTTGCCTCGTCCTCCCGGCGAGCATCGCGCCCCGCATCCATGGGTCCAAGCGGTTCCTGTTCGGTACGTCGTTGCAGCCGTCGGAGCTCGCCAAGTTCGCGGTGATCGTGTGGGTGGCCATGCTCACGGTGAAAAAGGGTGATCAGCTCCGCCACCTGACCAAGGGATTGGTGCCGTTCCTGCTCGTGATCGGGTTCCTCGATCTGCTGTCGTTTCTCGAGCCCGACCTGTCGGTGGCGATGGTGTATACGCTGCTGATGGCCGTGATTCTCTACGCCGGCGGCGCCCGCATCGGGCATTTCGTGGTTCTCGGCGCGATCGCCATGCCGTTGGTGTGGGCCAAGGCCGAGAAGTTTCAGTACGCGATGCTGCGGCTCACCAGCTTCTTCGATCCGGGGTCGGCCCCGGCCACGGTGAGCTATCAGTTGCAGCAGTCGTTGGTGGCGGTGGGCTCGGGGCGGCTGTTCGGGGTGGGATTCGGTGAGGGGCGCCAACAGTACGGTTTCCTGCCGTTCCCGTACAGCGATTTCATTGCCAGCAACATCGGTGAGGAGTGGGGGTTTGTCGGCCTCGCGGCGATCACGCTGGCGTTTGCCGCCTTCGGGCTGTTCGGATTCCGCATCGCGCGGCAGGCCCGCTCGCCGTTCCTGCAGTTGGTGGCGGTGGGGCTCACCTTCGTCACGGTGCTCACGGCGCTGCTCCACGTGGGGGTGGTCGTAGGGCTTCTGCCCACCACGGGTCTCACGCTTCCCTTCGTGTCGTTCGGCCGTTCCAATCTGGTGCTGACGCTGTTCACGACGGGCGTGCTGGTCAACATCGGGAGCACCAAGGAGCGCGTGTACGGCAGCTCGGCCACCGATCCGCTGCGGAGTTGA
- the murD gene encoding UDP-N-acetylmuramoyl-L-alanine--D-glutamate ligase, whose amino-acid sequence MTRISEAAMERGWLSGEIAVLGLARSGRAVGTLLVRTGAEVYASDTGSSPGVRAAADALRADGAAVDVGRHDLERIGRASLVVTSPGVPPDAPALAAARAARIPVVSEVEVALRFLPALRYIAITGTNGKTTTTALTAHLLSALGLRAEAAGNIGRPLSELAQSPDPAPWVALEMSSFQLHDTPSISPDVGLLTNLAPNHLDRYRGVEEYYADKALLFRNASGASTWITNRDDAASQAMVADVAGVRADFSASQRADAYYDREHDRLVVLGEPVITRGELQLVGDHNVANALAATLAVMMADPGHRTRFSVARLTRGLRGFTALEHRIEPAGESGGVTWINDSKSTNVMSTLVALRGMVRPTVLLLGGRHKGEPYTALAGEVKRTVKRVIAYGEAAPIIARDLDRVAAITTLAAGTPFADVVTAARAAAVAGDVVLLSPACSSYDMFSNYEQRGAEFKRLAVSV is encoded by the coding sequence GTGACGCGTATCTCGGAAGCGGCGATGGAGCGGGGGTGGCTGAGTGGGGAGATCGCCGTGCTGGGGCTTGCTCGAAGCGGCCGCGCCGTGGGCACGCTGCTGGTGCGCACGGGCGCCGAGGTGTACGCATCTGACACCGGGTCGTCTCCGGGGGTGCGGGCCGCGGCCGATGCGCTGCGGGCCGATGGTGCGGCGGTGGACGTGGGGCGCCACGATCTCGAGCGCATCGGGCGCGCCTCGCTCGTGGTGACCAGCCCGGGCGTGCCGCCGGACGCGCCTGCGTTGGCGGCGGCGCGTGCGGCGCGCATTCCCGTCGTGAGCGAGGTGGAAGTCGCGCTGCGGTTCTTGCCGGCGCTGCGCTACATCGCGATCACCGGCACCAACGGCAAGACCACCACCACGGCGCTCACCGCGCACTTGTTGAGCGCGCTGGGGCTGCGCGCCGAGGCTGCGGGGAACATCGGGCGTCCCCTGAGCGAGTTGGCGCAGTCGCCGGACCCCGCACCGTGGGTGGCGCTGGAAATGTCGTCCTTCCAGTTGCACGATACACCGTCGATATCGCCGGACGTGGGGCTGCTCACCAACCTGGCGCCCAACCACCTGGACCGGTATAGGGGCGTGGAGGAGTACTATGCCGACAAGGCGCTGCTCTTTCGCAATGCGTCGGGTGCCTCCACGTGGATCACGAATCGCGATGACGCCGCGTCGCAGGCCATGGTCGCCGACGTCGCCGGCGTGCGGGCCGATTTTTCCGCATCGCAGCGCGCCGATGCGTACTACGACCGGGAGCACGACCGCCTCGTGGTCCTCGGCGAGCCGGTGATCACGCGCGGCGAACTCCAGTTGGTGGGCGATCACAACGTGGCCAACGCGCTCGCCGCGACGTTGGCCGTGATGATGGCCGACCCCGGGCACCGCACGCGGTTCTCGGTGGCCCGGCTCACGCGGGGGCTACGCGGATTCACGGCCCTCGAGCATCGCATCGAGCCGGCGGGGGAATCGGGCGGCGTGACCTGGATCAACGACTCGAAGTCCACGAACGTGATGTCCACGCTCGTCGCGTTGCGCGGCATGGTGCGTCCCACCGTGCTCCTGCTCGGCGGCCGGCACAAGGGTGAACCGTACACGGCGCTGGCCGGCGAGGTGAAGCGCACCGTGAAGCGCGTGATCGCCTACGGCGAGGCGGCGCCGATCATCGCGCGTGATCTCGATCGGGTGGCCGCGATCACCACACTCGCGGCGGGCACTCCGTTCGCCGACGTCGTCACCGCCGCCCGCGCGGCGGCCGTCGCTGGCGACGTGGTGCTGCTCTCGCCGGCCTGCTCGAGCTATGACATGTTCTCGAACTACGAGCAGCGGGGGGCGGAGTTCAAGCGCCTCGCGGTGTCCGTATGA
- the mraY gene encoding phospho-N-acetylmuramoyl-pentapeptide-transferase, which produces MLYHFLVPLARQFRILNLFTYITFRAAGAAVTALLLAFVVGPAIIRRLRGGSITQVVREGTPDTHAGKGETPTMGGLIILFAAIGSTLLWARLSSRYIWLALGVTAAMGAIGLIDDVLKVRQKRAGEKNLGLVERYKLAGQVTIGLLLGVYVWRFPLSPDLPGASTTLPFFKYVLVVPISAAFAWLYVVFTTFVLTGVSNAVNLTDGLDGLAAGLSAIAFATFAAFAYVIGRVDWSHYLGLFYLANSGELTVFCAGMAGALLAFLWFNTHPAEIFMGDTGSLALGGGLGVVAILLKSEFLLVFVGGVFMCEALSVMIQRGVFKYRRRRYGVEYARAHRVFLRAPIHHHFELKGWPETQVVVRFWILGLLCAFVALATLKVR; this is translated from the coding sequence GTGCTCTACCACTTTCTCGTTCCGCTCGCCCGGCAGTTCCGAATTCTCAACCTGTTCACGTACATCACCTTTCGCGCCGCGGGGGCGGCGGTGACGGCCTTGTTGCTCGCGTTCGTGGTTGGACCGGCGATCATCCGGCGCCTGCGCGGCGGGTCGATCACGCAGGTCGTGCGCGAGGGCACGCCCGATACGCATGCCGGCAAGGGGGAGACGCCCACGATGGGCGGGCTCATCATCCTGTTCGCGGCGATCGGCTCCACGCTGCTGTGGGCGCGGCTGAGCAGCCGGTACATCTGGCTGGCGCTGGGCGTGACGGCGGCGATGGGCGCCATTGGACTGATCGACGACGTGCTGAAGGTCCGCCAGAAGCGGGCCGGCGAGAAGAACCTCGGGCTGGTGGAGCGCTACAAGCTCGCGGGCCAGGTGACGATCGGGCTGCTGCTCGGCGTGTACGTGTGGCGGTTCCCACTTTCGCCCGACCTGCCCGGCGCATCGACCACGCTGCCGTTCTTCAAGTACGTGCTGGTGGTGCCGATCTCGGCCGCGTTCGCATGGCTGTACGTGGTGTTCACGACCTTCGTGCTCACCGGGGTGAGCAACGCTGTGAACCTCACCGACGGGCTCGACGGCCTGGCCGCCGGGCTGTCGGCGATCGCGTTTGCCACCTTTGCGGCGTTCGCGTACGTGATCGGCCGTGTGGACTGGAGCCATTACCTCGGGTTGTTCTATCTTGCGAACTCCGGCGAGCTGACGGTGTTCTGTGCCGGCATGGCCGGTGCGCTGCTCGCCTTCCTCTGGTTCAACACCCACCCTGCCGAGATCTTCATGGGAGATACGGGCTCGCTGGCGTTGGGGGGCGGGCTGGGCGTGGTGGCCATTCTCCTCAAGTCCGAGTTCCTGCTGGTGTTCGTGGGCGGGGTGTTCATGTGCGAGGCGCTGTCGGTGATGATTCAACGCGGGGTGTTCAAGTACCGGCGCCGCCGCTACGGTGTGGAGTATGCCAGAGCTCACCGGGTGTTCCTGCGCGCGCCCATCCATCACCATTTCGAACTCAAGGGCTGGCCGGAAACCCAGGTTGTGGTGCGGTTCTGGATTCTGGGCCTGCTGTGCGCGTTCGTGGCGCTGGCCACCCTGAAGGTGCGGTGA
- the murF gene encoding UDP-N-acetylmuramoyl-tripeptide--D-alanyl-D-alanine ligase translates to MSIDVRAPERREPPASGADFWTRDRVADALGLGPRGAGRFGRVWTDTRTLQTGDLFVALSGPNFDGHDFLARAVAAGAGGVVVSRPERAAGLGVPVYAVAHTERALGALARYRRRAWNGPLVGVVGSNGKTSTKEMLRAALGTRLEVHASEANYNNLVGVPLTLLAIPDHADVAVVELGTNQPGEIATLRAIAEPNIVVVTSIAEEHLEGLGDLTGVMREELAALDHVPLAVVPASQPEVVAAAAGRAGRVVAAGLDAGDLRADRWSVNAGGLGTAVVAGVDVRPPTGGVHHLRNAMLVLAVADACGVSVEDAARGIASARMPAMRGSVAVVGSALVINDAYNANPESVRAAVALLAQAGQGRPRVAVLGTMREMGPHTQRVHDEVARSVLAGPVELIVGIGEFADAFVRAGAPPSRVITAPDIDSAWQALAPRLAHNAAILLKGSRGMRLERLLPDIERWANSR, encoded by the coding sequence ATGAGCATCGACGTGCGCGCACCAGAACGGCGCGAGCCCCCGGCGTCCGGAGCCGACTTCTGGACGCGCGACCGGGTGGCAGACGCGCTGGGTCTCGGCCCGCGCGGCGCGGGCCGCTTTGGCCGCGTGTGGACCGACACGCGGACCCTGCAGACCGGAGATCTGTTCGTGGCGCTCTCGGGGCCGAACTTCGACGGCCACGATTTTCTCGCCAGGGCGGTGGCGGCGGGCGCGGGCGGCGTCGTAGTGTCGCGTCCCGAACGGGCGGCCGGCCTTGGCGTGCCGGTGTACGCGGTCGCGCACACCGAGCGCGCGCTTGGTGCGCTGGCCCGGTACCGTCGGCGCGCATGGAACGGCCCGCTGGTGGGCGTCGTGGGTTCCAACGGCAAGACGAGCACGAAGGAAATGTTGCGCGCGGCCCTCGGCACACGACTCGAGGTGCACGCCTCCGAGGCGAACTACAACAACCTCGTGGGGGTGCCGCTCACGCTGCTGGCCATTCCCGACCACGCCGACGTCGCGGTGGTCGAGCTGGGCACCAACCAGCCTGGGGAGATCGCCACCCTGCGCGCGATCGCCGAGCCGAACATCGTGGTCGTGACGTCGATAGCCGAGGAGCACCTCGAGGGGCTGGGCGACCTGACCGGCGTGATGCGTGAGGAGCTGGCGGCGTTGGATCACGTACCGCTCGCGGTGGTTCCGGCCTCGCAGCCCGAAGTGGTGGCCGCCGCGGCCGGCCGGGCGGGGCGCGTGGTGGCGGCGGGGCTGGACGCGGGTGACCTACGGGCAGACCGGTGGAGCGTCAACGCCGGCGGCCTCGGGACGGCCGTGGTGGCAGGCGTGGACGTGCGCCCGCCAACTGGGGGCGTTCACCATCTCCGCAATGCGATGCTCGTGCTGGCCGTGGCCGACGCCTGCGGGGTCTCCGTCGAGGATGCCGCCCGGGGCATCGCCTCGGCTCGGATGCCGGCCATGCGTGGATCGGTGGCCGTGGTGGGATCGGCGCTGGTGATCAACGATGCGTACAACGCCAACCCGGAGTCGGTGCGCGCGGCCGTCGCGCTGCTCGCCCAGGCCGGCCAGGGACGGCCGCGGGTGGCCGTGCTGGGCACGATGCGCGAGATGGGCCCGCATACCCAGCGGGTGCATGACGAGGTCGCGCGGTCGGTGCTGGCCGGGCCGGTGGAACTGATTGTCGGCATCGGCGAGTTCGCCGACGCGTTCGTCCGTGCCGGAGCGCCCCCTTCGCGCGTCATCACTGCGCCGGACATCGATTCGGCGTGGCAGGCGCTGGCGCCTCGACTGGCGCACAACGCTGCGATCCTGTTGAAGGGATCGCGGGGGATGCGGCTCGAGCGCCTGCTGCCGGACATCGAACGTTGGGCGAACAGCCGGTAG